A genomic stretch from Caulobacter sp. FWC2 includes:
- a CDS encoding DUF2177 family protein, which yields MIRLAAGYASAALTMLVLDGFWLTLATPRLYKPRIGELLADKPSLAPAVVFYFLYVTAIVVLAVQPALREGGWRRLLIHAVVFGLVAYATYDLTNQATLKTWSTTITVVDMVWGTLVTTAAASAGYAVMRWMGK from the coding sequence ATGATCCGCCTCGCCGCCGGCTACGCGTCCGCCGCCCTGACCATGCTGGTCCTCGACGGTTTCTGGCTGACCCTGGCCACGCCCCGCCTCTACAAGCCACGCATCGGCGAGCTGCTGGCCGACAAGCCGTCGCTGGCGCCGGCCGTCGTCTTCTACTTTCTGTACGTCACCGCCATTGTCGTGCTGGCCGTCCAGCCGGCCCTGCGTGAGGGCGGCTGGCGACGCCTGCTGATCCATGCGGTCGTCTTCGGCCTCGTCGCCTACGCGACCTACGACCTGACCAATCAGGCGACGCTGAAGACCTGGTCGACGACCATCACCGTCGTCGACATGGTCTGGGGAACCCTGGTCACCACCGCCGCCGCCTCGGCCGGTTACGCGGTGATGCGCTGGATGGGGAAATAG
- the trmFO gene encoding methylenetetrahydrofolate--tRNA-(uracil(54)-C(5))-methyltransferase (FADH(2)-oxidizing) TrmFO has protein sequence MTTNSPHQPVHVIGGGLAGSEAAWQIAQSGVPVVLHEMRKDDATGKVITDAHNTDGLAEMVCSNSFRSDDWQFNAVGLLHAEMRKLDSLIMSCADQHQVPAGGALAVDRDNFSAEVTRRLEAHPLVTIVREEIAGLPPEEWDNVIIATGPLTSQALAEAILELSGEGQLSFFDAIAPIIHFESINMDVAWRQSRYDKEGPGGDATAYINLPMNKEQYEAFIDALLAGPKSEFKEWENVPYFDGCLPIEVMAERGRETLRHGPMKPVGLTNPRDPTVKSYAIVQLRQDNALGTLWNMVGFQTKLKHGVQAETFRMIPGLENAQFARLGGLHRNTFINSPKLLDKSLRLKVQPRLRFAGQVTGVEGYVESAAMGLLTGRFAAADRKGAPIDAPPPTTALGALVEHITGGHLEAGNGPGSFQPMNINYGLLPPLEAPKVDEDGKKIPLKERGRAKKRLMSLRALKDLDAWSEASKPVA, from the coding sequence ATGACCACGAATTCTCCTCATCAGCCCGTCCACGTCATCGGCGGCGGCCTCGCCGGCTCCGAAGCCGCCTGGCAGATCGCCCAGAGCGGCGTTCCCGTTGTCCTGCATGAGATGCGCAAGGATGACGCCACAGGCAAAGTCATCACCGACGCCCACAACACCGACGGCCTGGCCGAGATGGTCTGCTCCAACTCGTTCCGCTCGGACGACTGGCAGTTCAACGCCGTGGGCCTGCTGCACGCCGAGATGCGCAAGCTGGACAGCCTGATCATGTCCTGCGCCGATCAGCACCAGGTGCCGGCCGGCGGCGCCCTGGCCGTCGACCGCGACAATTTCTCGGCCGAGGTCACCCGCCGCCTGGAGGCCCACCCGCTCGTCACCATCGTCCGTGAAGAGATCGCCGGCCTGCCGCCCGAAGAGTGGGACAATGTCATCATCGCCACCGGCCCGCTGACCTCGCAGGCGCTGGCCGAGGCTATCCTGGAGCTGTCGGGCGAAGGCCAGCTGAGCTTCTTCGACGCCATCGCGCCGATCATCCACTTCGAGTCCATCAACATGGACGTCGCCTGGCGCCAGTCCCGTTACGACAAGGAAGGCCCGGGCGGCGACGCGACCGCCTACATCAACCTGCCCATGAACAAGGAGCAGTACGAGGCCTTCATCGACGCCCTGCTGGCCGGTCCGAAGTCCGAGTTCAAGGAGTGGGAGAACGTCCCCTATTTCGACGGCTGCCTGCCGATCGAGGTGATGGCCGAACGGGGCCGCGAGACCTTGCGCCACGGCCCGATGAAACCCGTCGGCCTGACCAATCCTCGCGACCCGACGGTCAAGTCCTACGCCATCGTCCAGCTGCGCCAGGACAACGCCCTGGGCACGCTGTGGAACATGGTGGGCTTCCAGACCAAGCTGAAGCACGGCGTTCAGGCCGAGACCTTCCGGATGATCCCGGGCCTGGAGAACGCCCAGTTCGCCCGCCTGGGCGGCCTGCACCGCAACACCTTCATCAATTCGCCCAAGCTGCTGGACAAGTCGCTGCGCCTGAAGGTCCAGCCGCGCCTGCGCTTCGCCGGCCAGGTCACGGGCGTGGAGGGTTATGTCGAGAGCGCCGCCATGGGCCTGCTGACCGGCCGCTTCGCCGCCGCCGACCGCAAGGGCGCGCCGATCGACGCCCCGCCGCCGACGACGGCTTTGGGCGCTCTGGTCGAGCACATCACCGGCGGCCACCTGGAGGCCGGCAATGGCCCCGGCAGCTTCCAGCCGATGAACATCAACTACGGCCTGCTGCCGCCGCTCGAAGCTCCGAAGGTCGATGAGGACGGCAAGAAGATCCCGCTCAAGGAGCGCGGCCGGGCCAAGAAGCGGCTGATGAGCCTGCGGGCGCTGAAGGATCTGGACGCGTGGTCGGAGGCGTCGAAGCCGGTCGCCTGA
- a CDS encoding cyclopropane-fatty-acyl-phospholipid synthase family protein yields MSLMKAAIHAFEDAPVPDLVSRTAIDMLVGDVRRRLAYAPADATALFARDMDHHPIATHTEDANAQHYELPAAFFETVLGPNLKYSSGLYPPGATKLEHAEAEALRETAAHADLHDGQDVLELGCGWGSLSLWMAQRYPNSRIVSVSNSASQRAFIEGRAAERGLANLTVVTADMNDFSTDRRFDRVVSVEMFEHMSNWRALLGRVRGWLKPDGLLFLHVFTHRTTPYRFDTNDSADWIAQYFFAGGVMPSHDLARQFPDLFTVEADWRWSGDHYARTARQWLANMDANRAKLDPVLAEVYGKDAAVWRRRWRLFFLATAGLFGHRGGEEWGVSHYRMRPVQETVR; encoded by the coding sequence ATGAGCTTGATGAAGGCGGCGATCCACGCTTTCGAGGACGCGCCGGTGCCTGACCTGGTGTCGCGCACGGCGATCGACATGCTGGTGGGCGACGTACGCCGCCGTCTGGCCTACGCCCCGGCCGACGCCACCGCTCTCTTCGCCCGCGACATGGACCACCATCCGATCGCCACCCACACCGAAGACGCCAATGCCCAGCACTACGAACTGCCGGCCGCCTTCTTCGAAACCGTGCTGGGCCCGAACCTGAAGTATTCCAGCGGCCTCTATCCGCCGGGCGCGACCAAGCTGGAGCACGCCGAGGCCGAGGCCCTCCGCGAGACCGCCGCCCACGCCGACCTTCACGACGGCCAGGACGTGCTGGAGCTGGGCTGCGGCTGGGGCTCGCTGTCGCTGTGGATGGCCCAGCGCTATCCGAACTCGCGGATCGTCAGCGTCTCCAACTCGGCCTCCCAGCGCGCCTTCATCGAGGGCCGGGCGGCCGAACGCGGCCTCGCCAACCTGACCGTCGTCACCGCCGACATGAACGACTTCAGCACCGACCGCCGCTTCGACCGCGTGGTCTCGGTCGAGATGTTCGAGCACATGTCCAACTGGCGCGCCCTGCTGGGACGGGTGCGCGGCTGGCTCAAGCCCGACGGCCTGCTGTTCCTGCACGTCTTCACCCACCGCACGACGCCCTACCGGTTCGATACCAACGACTCCGCCGACTGGATCGCCCAATACTTCTTCGCTGGCGGCGTTATGCCCAGTCACGACCTGGCGCGGCAGTTCCCCGACCTGTTCACCGTCGAGGCCGACTGGCGCTGGAGTGGCGATCACTACGCCCGCACCGCCCGCCAGTGGCTGGCCAATATGGACGCCAACCGCGCCAAGCTCGATCCGGTGCTGGCCGAGGTCTACGGCAAGGACGCCGCCGTCTGGCGGCGCCGCTGGCGACTGTTCTTCCTGGCCACGGCAGGCCTGTTTGGCCATCGGGGCGGCGAGGAATGGGGCGTCAGCCACTACCGCATGCGTCCTGTCCAGGAGACCGTCCGATGA
- a CDS encoding glutathione S-transferase family protein: MKLYGEAMPAPNPRRVRIFLAEKGVEVPEIQIGMRQGGHRSPEHLARNSLGQVPVLELDDGTTISETVAICRYFEVLHPEPPLFGASALEQAMVEMWTRRIEFRVMVPVGLFWRHAHPLTARLLKQNVEFGESNREVVEKAQLWVDRELADGRPYLAGDTYTIADIAGQTTLDFADFTGLHTPAEAKHVIAWRERMAARPSAGA, translated from the coding sequence ATGAAGCTCTATGGCGAAGCCATGCCCGCGCCCAATCCGCGCCGCGTGCGGATCTTCCTGGCCGAGAAGGGCGTCGAGGTTCCGGAAATCCAGATCGGCATGCGCCAGGGCGGCCACCGATCGCCGGAACATCTGGCGCGCAACAGCCTGGGCCAGGTGCCGGTGCTGGAGCTCGACGACGGGACCACGATCAGCGAGACCGTCGCCATCTGCCGCTATTTCGAGGTGCTGCATCCAGAGCCGCCGCTGTTCGGGGCCTCGGCCCTGGAACAGGCGATGGTCGAGATGTGGACGCGGCGGATCGAGTTTCGCGTCATGGTGCCCGTCGGCCTGTTCTGGCGCCACGCCCATCCGCTGACGGCGCGGCTGCTGAAGCAGAACGTCGAGTTCGGCGAGTCGAACCGCGAGGTCGTTGAAAAGGCCCAGCTGTGGGTGGACCGCGAGCTGGCCGACGGTCGTCCATACCTGGCCGGGGACACCTATACGATCGCCGACATCGCGGGGCAGACGACGCTGGACTTCGCGGACTTCACCGGGCTGCACACCCCGGCCGAGGCCAAGCACGTGATCGCCTGGCGCGAGCGGATGGCGGCGAGGCCCAGCGCGGGCGCTTAG
- the uvrA gene encoding excinuclease ABC subunit UvrA — MAEQLNFIRVRGAREHNLKNVSVDIPRGELVVLTGLSGSGKSSLAFDTIYAEGQRRYVESLSAYARQFLELMSKPDVDLIEGLSPAISIEQKTTSRNPRSTVGTVTEIHDYMRLLWARVGVPYSPATGLPIESQTISQMVDKITALPEGTRLYLLAPVVRDRKGEYKKEIAEWQKAGFQRLKIDGEYYPIEDAPALDKKFKHDIDVVVDRVVTKPDMEQRLADSIEQALRLADGLAVAEFATIEEGEKEPRRILFSERFACPVSGFTIAEIEPRLFSFNNPAGACPVCDGLGAKLAFDADLVIPDKDKSLHKGAVAPWAKGPSPLYTQTLQALARHYGFSMDEAWYKLSPDAREVVLNGSKGTKIKFIYDDNARKYEVEKPFEGVLPNLERRWRETDSSWVREELGRYQSDTPCETCHGKRLKPEALAVKIDAMDIADVSMLAIRPARDWFASLEAKLSDKKMEIARRILKEINDRLRFLVDVGLDYLNLSRGSGTLSGGESQRIRLASQIGSGLTGVLYVLDEPSIGLHQRDNTRLLTSLQGLRDLGNSVLVVEHDEEAILTADYVIDMGPAAGVHGGQIIAEGKPADIMANPASITGQYLTGVREIEVPEQRRPINKKKVLKVIGATGNNLKNVTGEIPVGTFTCITGVSGGGKSTFTIETLYKAAARRLNNASDAPAPHERIEGLEQFDKVIDIDQSPIGRTPRSNPATYTGAFGPIRDWFAQLPESKARGYGPGRFSFNVKGGRCEACQGDGVIKIEMHFLPDVYVTCDICKGKRYNRETLDVLFKGKTIADVLDMTVEEAADFFKAVPPIRDKMETLKRVGLSYIKVGQQATTLSGGEAQRVKLSKELSRRATGRTLYILDEPTTGLHFEDTKKLLEVLHELVDQGNTVVVIEHNLDVVKTADWLLDFGPEGGDGGGEIVAVGSPQDVAKVEASWTGRYLKELLDRHEDRRKARVAELKKAKRA; from the coding sequence ATGGCTGAGCAACTGAACTTCATCCGCGTTCGCGGCGCGCGTGAGCACAATCTGAAGAACGTCAGCGTCGACATCCCGCGCGGCGAGCTGGTCGTGCTGACCGGCTTGTCGGGCTCGGGCAAGTCGTCCCTGGCCTTCGACACGATCTATGCCGAGGGTCAGCGCCGCTACGTGGAGAGCCTGTCGGCCTATGCGCGTCAGTTCTTGGAGCTGATGAGCAAGCCCGACGTCGACTTGATCGAGGGCCTGTCGCCGGCGATCTCGATCGAGCAGAAGACCACGTCGCGCAATCCGCGCTCGACCGTCGGTACGGTGACCGAGATCCACGACTACATGCGCCTGCTGTGGGCGCGGGTCGGGGTGCCCTACTCGCCGGCCACGGGCCTGCCCATCGAGAGCCAGACCATCAGCCAGATGGTCGACAAGATCACCGCCCTGCCCGAAGGCACGCGTCTCTATCTGCTGGCCCCGGTCGTTCGCGACCGCAAGGGCGAGTACAAGAAAGAGATCGCCGAGTGGCAGAAGGCCGGCTTCCAGCGGCTGAAGATCGACGGCGAATATTATCCGATCGAGGACGCCCCGGCGCTCGACAAGAAGTTCAAGCACGACATCGACGTGGTTGTGGACCGCGTGGTGACCAAGCCCGACATGGAGCAGCGTCTGGCCGACTCCATCGAGCAGGCCCTGCGCCTGGCCGACGGTCTGGCGGTCGCCGAGTTCGCCACCATCGAGGAAGGCGAGAAGGAGCCGCGCCGGATCCTGTTCTCGGAACGCTTCGCCTGTCCGGTCAGCGGCTTCACGATCGCCGAGATCGAGCCGCGCCTGTTCTCGTTCAACAATCCGGCCGGCGCCTGCCCGGTCTGCGACGGCCTGGGCGCGAAACTGGCCTTCGACGCCGACCTGGTGATCCCCGACAAGGACAAGAGCCTGCACAAGGGCGCGGTCGCCCCGTGGGCCAAGGGTCCCTCGCCGCTCTACACCCAGACCCTGCAGGCCCTGGCGCGGCACTACGGCTTCTCGATGGACGAGGCCTGGTACAAGCTGTCGCCCGACGCGCGCGAGGTGGTGCTGAACGGGTCCAAGGGGACCAAGATCAAGTTCATCTACGACGACAACGCCCGCAAGTACGAGGTCGAGAAGCCCTTCGAAGGCGTGCTGCCCAACCTCGAGCGCCGCTGGCGCGAGACGGACTCGAGCTGGGTCCGCGAGGAACTGGGCCGCTACCAGTCCGACACCCCGTGCGAGACCTGTCACGGCAAGCGCCTGAAGCCCGAAGCCCTGGCCGTCAAGATCGACGCCATGGACATCGCCGACGTCTCGATGCTGGCCATCCGTCCGGCGCGTGACTGGTTCGCGAGCCTGGAAGCCAAGCTTTCCGACAAGAAAATGGAGATCGCCCGGCGGATCCTGAAGGAGATCAACGACCGCCTGCGGTTCCTGGTCGATGTCGGCCTCGACTACCTGAACCTGTCGCGCGGCTCGGGCACCCTGTCGGGCGGCGAGAGCCAGCGCATCCGCCTGGCCAGCCAGATCGGCTCGGGCCTGACGGGGGTTCTCTACGTGCTGGACGAGCCGTCGATCGGCCTGCATCAGCGCGACAACACGCGCCTGCTGACCTCGCTGCAGGGCCTCCGGGACCTGGGCAATTCGGTGCTGGTGGTCGAGCACGACGAGGAGGCCATCCTCACCGCCGACTACGTGATCGACATGGGTCCGGCCGCCGGCGTCCACGGCGGCCAGATCATCGCCGAGGGCAAGCCGGCCGACATCATGGCCAATCCCGCCAGCATCACCGGCCAGTACCTGACCGGCGTGCGCGAGATCGAGGTCCCCGAACAGCGCCGACCGATCAACAAGAAGAAGGTGCTGAAGGTCATTGGCGCGACCGGCAACAACCTCAAGAACGTCACGGGCGAGATCCCGGTCGGGACCTTCACCTGCATCACCGGCGTGTCGGGCGGCGGCAAGTCGACCTTCACGATCGAGACCCTGTACAAGGCCGCCGCGCGCCGCCTGAACAACGCCAGCGACGCCCCCGCCCCGCACGAGCGGATCGAGGGCCTGGAGCAGTTCGACAAGGTCATCGACATCGATCAGAGCCCGATCGGCCGCACCCCGCGCTCGAACCCGGCCACCTATACCGGCGCCTTCGGCCCGATCCGCGACTGGTTCGCCCAACTGCCGGAGAGCAAGGCGCGCGGCTACGGCCCGGGTCGCTTCAGCTTCAACGTCAAGGGCGGCCGCTGCGAGGCCTGCCAGGGCGACGGCGTCATCAAGATCGAGATGCACTTCCTGCCCGACGTCTACGTCACCTGCGATATCTGCAAGGGTAAGCGCTACAACCGCGAAACCCTGGACGTGCTGTTCAAGGGCAAGACGATCGCCGACGTCCTGGACATGACCGTCGAGGAGGCTGCCGACTTCTTCAAGGCCGTGCCGCCGATCCGCGACAAGATGGAGACGCTCAAGCGCGTCGGCCTCAGCTACATCAAGGTCGGCCAGCAGGCCACGACCCTGTCGGGCGGCGAGGCGCAACGCGTGAAGCTGTCCAAGGAGCTGTCGCGCCGGGCCACCGGCCGGACGCTGTACATCCTCGACGAGCCGACCACCGGCCTGCACTTCGAGGACACCAAGAAGCTGCTCGAGGTGCTGCACGAGCTGGTCGACCAGGGCAACACGGTGGTCGTCATCGAGCATAATCTGGACGTGGTGAAGACCGCCGACTGGCTGCTGGACTTCGGCCCCGAGGGCGGCGATGGCGGCGGCGAGATCGTCGCCGTGGGCTCGCCTCAGGACGTGGCCAAGGTGGAAGCCAGCTGGACCGGCCGCTACCTGAAGGAGCTGCTGGATCGCCACGAGGACCGCCGCAAGGCGCGGGTGGCGGAGCTGAAGAAGGCCAAGCGGGCGTAA
- a CDS encoding DUF1365 domain-containing protein translates to MTVRSALYSGHVLHERMRPKRHRLQYRVFMLLLDLDEIDALDRSLKRFSRGRWNLIGFHDRDHLDESETSLKDTVLAKLAARGLAPEGARISVLAMPRILGKGFNPLTVFFCHDAEGKPVATVHAVRNTFGQRHDYVLPARRTVGGWIEQDARKAFYVSPFLPMDLRYGFEIAPPGKTVHVGVDVLDEEGLVLAATFSGERRDLTDDAILKALASHPWQVAGILAAIHWEAVKLVLKGFRIFPRDRATRGLRRPASTPPTTRPDPSAPAGSSAASWPGRAP, encoded by the coding sequence ATGACCGTCCGCTCGGCGCTTTACAGCGGCCATGTCCTGCATGAGCGCATGCGGCCCAAGCGCCATCGGCTGCAATATCGGGTGTTCATGCTGCTGCTGGATCTCGACGAGATCGACGCGCTGGACCGGTCGCTGAAGCGGTTCTCGCGCGGGCGCTGGAACCTGATCGGCTTCCACGATCGCGACCACCTCGACGAGTCCGAGACGTCGCTGAAGGACACCGTGCTGGCCAAGCTGGCGGCGCGGGGCCTGGCGCCGGAGGGCGCGCGGATCAGCGTGCTGGCCATGCCGCGCATCCTGGGCAAGGGCTTCAATCCGCTGACCGTTTTCTTTTGCCACGATGCGGAGGGCAAGCCGGTCGCCACGGTCCACGCCGTGCGCAACACCTTCGGCCAGCGCCACGACTATGTGCTGCCGGCCCGCCGGACGGTGGGTGGCTGGATCGAGCAGGACGCCCGCAAGGCGTTCTATGTCTCGCCCTTCCTGCCGATGGACCTGCGCTACGGTTTCGAGATCGCGCCGCCCGGCAAGACCGTCCACGTCGGCGTCGACGTGCTGGACGAGGAAGGCCTGGTGCTGGCCGCGACCTTCTCGGGCGAGCGACGCGACCTGACCGACGACGCGATCCTGAAGGCGCTCGCCAGCCATCCCTGGCAGGTCGCCGGGATCCTGGCGGCGATCCATTGGGAAGCGGTGAAGCTGGTTCTGAAGGGCTTCAGGATCTTCCCGCGGGATCGCGCTACGCGCGGCCTCAGGCGACCGGCTTCGACGCCTCCGACCACGCGTCCAGATCCTTCAGCGCCCGCAGGCTCATCAGCCGCTTCTTGGCCCGGCCGCGCTCCTTGA
- a CDS encoding ABC-F family ATP-binding cassette domain-containing protein — protein MSFVTLDAVSAATPDGRRLFENLNLAIGAERIGLVGRNGVGKSTLLALIGGSRSPLAGTVTRAGTVATLDQTPDVLEGARLADLLGVGAAWDRLARIERGEGDALDLSEADWDLPARLDQALADVGLTGFDPERPAAALSGGQATRAGLARLLIARPDVLLLDEPTNNLDAEARGIVGKVLARWRGGAVVVSHDRSLLRGMDRIVELSSLGARSYGGGWDLYVERKAGEVDAAQRDLDHAEKEVRRVAREAQVARERKERRDAAGRRFADRGGTPKIVLGMMAERAEVSGAREGKLADKLAAEAAQAKVSAVARVERARTLGSDLPSSGLPEGRGVLAFEDVTFAWPDGPPVIEGLSFRIAGPERVAISGPNGTGKTTLIRLATGALAPTVGEVKLSVPFALLDQRAALLADDETILENFRRLNSAASQNDAHAALARFLFRNTAAHQVAGTLSGGERLRAALACVLSAAAPPQLLILDEPTNHLDLASIEAVEAALSGYDGALLVVSHDADFLDAIGVERTISLGGKP, from the coding sequence ATGTCCTTCGTCACTCTGGATGCCGTCTCCGCCGCCACGCCTGACGGCCGGCGCCTCTTCGAAAATCTGAATCTCGCGATCGGGGCCGAGCGTATCGGCCTCGTGGGACGCAACGGCGTGGGCAAGAGCACCTTGCTTGCGTTGATCGGCGGATCCCGTTCGCCGTTGGCTGGAACGGTCACGCGGGCGGGAACCGTCGCGACTCTGGATCAGACGCCGGACGTTTTGGAAGGCGCCCGGCTGGCCGACCTCTTGGGTGTCGGCGCGGCCTGGGACCGCCTGGCGCGCATCGAGCGCGGGGAAGGCGACGCGCTCGACCTGTCCGAAGCCGACTGGGACCTGCCGGCGCGGCTGGATCAGGCGCTGGCTGATGTCGGCCTGACTGGCTTCGATCCAGAGCGGCCGGCGGCGGCGCTGTCGGGCGGTCAGGCGACGCGCGCCGGCCTCGCGCGGCTGTTGATCGCCCGGCCCGACGTCCTGCTGCTGGACGAGCCGACCAACAATCTCGACGCCGAGGCCAGGGGGATCGTCGGCAAGGTGCTGGCCCGCTGGCGCGGCGGGGCGGTGGTGGTCAGCCACGACCGGAGCCTCTTGCGCGGCATGGACCGTATCGTCGAGCTGTCGTCGCTGGGCGCGCGATCCTACGGCGGTGGTTGGGACCTCTATGTCGAGCGCAAGGCCGGCGAGGTCGACGCCGCCCAGCGCGACCTCGACCACGCCGAGAAGGAGGTCCGCCGCGTCGCCCGCGAGGCCCAGGTCGCCCGCGAGCGCAAGGAGCGCCGCGACGCCGCCGGCCGCAGGTTCGCCGACCGGGGCGGGACACCGAAAATCGTCCTGGGCATGATGGCCGAGCGGGCCGAGGTGAGCGGCGCGCGCGAGGGTAAGCTCGCCGACAAGCTGGCGGCCGAGGCGGCCCAGGCCAAGGTCTCGGCCGTGGCCCGCGTCGAGCGCGCCCGGACTCTGGGCTCCGACCTGCCGTCGTCGGGCCTGCCGGAAGGACGTGGCGTGCTGGCCTTCGAGGACGTGACCTTCGCCTGGCCGGACGGCCCGCCGGTGATCGAGGGCCTGTCGTTCCGCATCGCCGGGCCCGAGCGGGTGGCGATCTCCGGACCGAACGGGACCGGCAAGACGACTCTGATCCGCCTGGCCACCGGCGCCTTGGCGCCGACAGTGGGTGAGGTGAAGCTGTCCGTCCCCTTCGCCCTGCTCGATCAGCGGGCGGCGCTGCTGGCCGACGACGAGACTATCCTGGAGAACTTCCGCCGCCTGAACTCGGCCGCCAGCCAGAACGACGCCCACGCGGCGCTGGCGCGGTTCCTGTTCCGCAACACCGCCGCCCACCAGGTCGCGGGGACCTTGAGCGGCGGCGAGCGCCTGCGGGCGGCCCTGGCCTGCGTTTTGAGCGCGGCCGCGCCGCCACAACTGCTGATCCTGGACGAGCCGACCAACCACCTCGACCTGGCCTCGATCGAAGCCGTCGAGGCGGCGCTGTCGGGCTATGACGGGGCGCTGCTGGTGGTCAGCCACGACGCCGATTTCCTGGATGCGATCGGCGTCGAGAGAACGATAAGCTTGGGCGGCAAGCCATGA
- a CDS encoding methyltransferase: MTTDLEVFILDRLPLEAVPGVPEIRLHRAGPRSGLMRLAEADPDFGSPYWARPWGGGLALARHVLDHPEIVVGKRVLDLGAGSGLVAIAAALAGAGAVRAVDIDPYAATATRLNAVANGVVVEVMQSDLTGGDPPEVDLMLVGDLFYDPDLAERVEGFLRRCLAAGIVVLIGDPFRAFLPTERLRVVAEYPVADYGDPDGAARAAAVFEFS; the protein is encoded by the coding sequence ATGACTACCGATCTCGAAGTCTTCATCCTGGACCGTCTGCCGCTGGAAGCCGTCCCCGGCGTCCCGGAAATCCGCCTGCATCGCGCCGGACCCCGCAGCGGCCTTATGCGCCTGGCCGAGGCCGATCCGGACTTCGGCTCGCCCTACTGGGCGCGGCCGTGGGGCGGCGGCCTGGCCCTGGCCCGGCACGTCCTAGACCATCCGGAGATCGTCGTCGGCAAGCGCGTGCTGGACCTCGGCGCGGGCTCGGGCCTGGTGGCTATCGCCGCCGCCCTGGCGGGCGCGGGCGCGGTGAGGGCGGTCGACATCGATCCCTACGCCGCGACCGCCACGCGCCTGAACGCCGTCGCCAACGGCGTGGTGGTCGAGGTCATGCAGTCCGACCTCACCGGTGGCGATCCGCCGGAGGTCGACCTGATGCTGGTGGGAGACCTGTTCTACGACCCTGACCTGGCCGAGCGGGTCGAGGGCTTCCTGCGGCGCTGCCTGGCGGCGGGGATCGTGGTGCTGATCGGCGACCCGTTCCGGGCCTTCCTGCCGACCGAGCGCTTGCGCGTCGTGGCCGAGTATCCGGTCGCCGACTATGGCGACCCGGATGGCGCCGCCCGGGCCGCGGCGGTGTTCGAGTTCTCTTAG
- a CDS encoding NAD(P)/FAD-dependent oxidoreductase: MATVAPRLSVAVIGAGISGLSAAWLLSRGHDVTLYEADNRLGGHAHTVRVDGTAIDTGFIVYNEPNYPNLTALFQHLGVETAATDMSFGVSLDNGALEYSSTNILAQKRNALNPRFLKMLLDVMRFYREGRRIPPDLESGGLCRLDEYLRQQGFGRAFQEDHLLPQAAAIWSTSMSDIREFPAAALLRFFDNHGLMLPVDKRPIWRTVAGGSARYVEKLAAGISGDILPGRPVKAIHRQPDRVSIEDAAGQTRTYDQVVIASHADQALRMLASPTAEERELLGAFRYSRNRAVLHTDVAQMPRRRSAWASWNHVGRRGEDGGVTYWMNRLQPIGEAPIFLSLNPEETPGGLLHDQVYEHPLFDSPAMLAQRRLWSLQGRRRTWFCGAYFGSGFHEDGLQAGLAVAEQLGGVDRPWQTPDPSGRIFLKSPAIEAERELVA; this comes from the coding sequence TTGGCCACCGTCGCACCTCGCCTGTCTGTCGCCGTGATCGGCGCCGGGATTTCGGGACTTTCCGCCGCCTGGCTTCTGTCGCGCGGCCACGACGTGACGCTGTATGAAGCCGACAACCGGCTCGGCGGTCACGCCCACACGGTGCGCGTGGACGGGACGGCGATCGACACCGGCTTCATCGTCTATAACGAGCCGAACTATCCGAACCTGACGGCGCTGTTTCAGCACCTGGGCGTCGAGACGGCGGCGACCGACATGTCCTTCGGCGTGTCGCTGGACAACGGCGCGCTGGAATATTCCAGCACCAACATCCTGGCCCAGAAGCGCAACGCCCTGAACCCGCGTTTCCTGAAGATGCTGCTGGACGTCATGCGGTTCTATCGCGAGGGCCGCCGGATCCCGCCGGATCTGGAGAGCGGCGGTCTGTGCCGGCTCGACGAATATCTGCGCCAGCAGGGTTTCGGGCGAGCGTTCCAGGAAGATCATCTGCTGCCCCAGGCGGCGGCGATCTGGTCGACCTCGATGAGCGATATCCGCGAGTTTCCGGCCGCCGCCCTGCTGCGGTTCTTCGACAATCACGGGCTGATGCTGCCGGTCGACAAGCGGCCGATCTGGCGCACCGTGGCCGGCGGCAGCGCCCGCTATGTCGAGAAGCTGGCCGCCGGGATCTCGGGCGACATCCTCCCGGGCCGGCCGGTGAAGGCGATCCATCGTCAGCCGGACAGGGTCTCGATCGAGGATGCGGCCGGCCAGACCCGGACCTACGACCAGGTGGTCATCGCCTCCCACGCCGACCAGGCGCTGCGGATGCTGGCGTCCCCCACGGCCGAGGAGCGCGAGCTGCTGGGCGCCTTCCGCTACAGCCGCAACCGCGCGGTGCTTCACACCGACGTCGCCCAGATGCCGCGCCGCCGTTCCGCCTGGGCAAGCTGGAACCACGTCGGCCGGCGCGGCGAGGATGGCGGGGTGACCTACTGGATGAACCGCCTGCAGCCGATCGGCGAGGCGCCGATCTTCCTGTCGCTGAATCCTGAAGAGACGCCGGGCGGGCTGCTGCACGATCAGGTCTACGAACATCCGCTGTTCGACAGTCCCGCCATGCTGGCCCAGCGTCGGCTGTGGTCGCTGCAAGGTCGCCGTCGGACGTGGTTCTGCGGCGCCTATTTCGGCTCGGGCTTCCATGAGGACGGCCTGCAGGCGGGCCTCGCCGTCGCCGAGCAGCTGGGCGGCGTGGATCGTCCCTGGCAGACGCCGGATCCGTCGGGCCGCATCTTCCTGAAGTCGCCGGCGATCGAGGCGGAGCGGGAGCTGGTTGCATGA